The following are encoded in a window of Trichocoleus sp. genomic DNA:
- the hppD gene encoding 4-hydroxyphenylpyruvate dioxygenase, with translation MTDFFPILCFDHLEFYVGNARQAAGFYETFFGFTNKAHRGLETGSRKVASYVMEQGAIRFVLSTALNSDDPIAYQVLKHGDHVAVIGLEVPNAVRAYQQVTARGATGVIPPTIAEDEYGILRYAAIRAYGDVLIKFIDRQDYKGIFAPEFQPCNTAHADRDVGLQAIDHIVGNVELGAMEYWVKFFAETMGFQLLVQFDDKAISTEYSALMSKVVQDGSGKIKLPINEPALSKGKSQIQEYLEYHQGPGVQHIACSTHNIIETVTKLRQAGVEFLRVPQTYYRELEARVGRIDESIERLAELGILVDRDQEGYLLQIFTQPVEDRPTLFFEVIERHGAQSFGEGNFKSLFEAIEREQALRGNL, from the coding sequence ATGACTGATTTTTTTCCAATTCTCTGTTTTGATCACCTTGAGTTCTATGTTGGCAACGCAAGGCAGGCAGCAGGGTTTTATGAAACGTTTTTTGGCTTCACTAACAAAGCGCACCGAGGGCTAGAAACCGGAAGCCGCAAAGTTGCATCGTATGTAATGGAGCAGGGCGCGATTCGGTTTGTCTTGAGTACAGCGTTAAATTCTGATGACCCGATCGCTTATCAAGTTTTGAAGCATGGCGATCATGTGGCAGTGATTGGGTTAGAAGTTCCTAATGCAGTCAGAGCTTATCAACAGGTTACAGCAAGAGGGGCGACTGGGGTAATTCCACCTACGATTGCTGAGGATGAATATGGCATTCTGCGCTATGCGGCGATTCGAGCTTATGGCGATGTGCTCATTAAATTTATCGATCGCCAGGACTACAAAGGAATTTTTGCACCTGAGTTTCAACCCTGCAATACAGCTCATGCCGATCGAGATGTAGGGCTGCAAGCCATTGATCATATTGTGGGCAACGTTGAACTGGGAGCAATGGAATATTGGGTGAAGTTTTTTGCCGAGACGATGGGCTTCCAGCTATTGGTTCAATTTGATGACAAAGCCATCTCAACTGAATATTCGGCGCTGATGTCAAAAGTGGTGCAGGATGGTTCTGGAAAGATTAAATTACCAATTAATGAACCTGCTTTAAGTAAAGGGAAATCACAGATTCAAGAATATCTTGAATATCATCAGGGGCCTGGAGTTCAGCATATTGCCTGCTCCACTCACAATATTATTGAAACCGTGACAAAGCTGCGACAGGCAGGAGTCGAGTTTCTGCGCGTTCCTCAAACCTACTACCGGGAGCTAGAAGCAAGAGTCGGCAGAATTGATGAATCGATCGAGCGGCTTGCAGAACTCGGTATTTTAGTCGATCGCGACCAGGAGGGCTATTTACTGCAAATCTTTACGCAACCTGTTGAAGATCGTCCGACCCTCTTCTTTG